A genomic region of Amphiura filiformis chromosome 6, Afil_fr2py, whole genome shotgun sequence contains the following coding sequences:
- the LOC140154751 gene encoding uncharacterized protein gives MTGLSLRCKIENCPVNTKRRESLFTPNAGQDPFLDAYITEVKADITQGIKPKTYRNISRDENKALHDIKNNRSVVIKEADKGSAVVIQDRESYVHECLRQLNNSDHYQQLDHDPTPEFEKRVCKGLNKALEVDLIDHDHKVALTPKRPKPGRFYTLPKIHKHFDTIPVGRPIVSANGSVTEKVSLFIDHHLKPHVSTLPSYVQDDMDFLRKLKAVNAHGSLAPNTILCTMDVSALYTNIPANEGIDACRSFLEPTYSPDQLDAFCDLMEIVLTCNNFTFDSTNYKQIFGTSMGTKMAPSMACLFMGCLEERLLSSISKKPLMWMRYIDDIFLLWTHGPDELQHFVNFCNSFHPTIKFTSESSTKEIPFLDVLVSIRDDTLHTDLYSKPTDSHQFLHWTSCHPKHTKSSLPYSLAFRLNRICSSPETLQKRKVELECFLKARGYPGSVINRQINKALEIPRSDALEPKTPDSDNPERIPLVITYHPSLPKLSQILHKHLRILHSSDRCKKAIPNLPMVAYRRSANIKDMIVRSSLPPAQPPPRGSIACGSCTLCNHEIHSKPKWGGGSPVAHTKKGSSFTSSSTGESHVIHKHLSCQSENVVYLITCANCQVQYVGETGRSLKPD, from the exons ATGACAGGACTTAGCTTACGG tgtaaaattgaaaattgcccggTAAACACCAAAAGACGGGAAAGTCTTTTCACACCCAATGCTGGTCAAGATCCATTTCTTGATGCTTATATCACTGAGGTTAAGGCAGACATTACCCAAGGGATAAAGCCTAAAACATATCGGAACATCTCTCGTGATGAGAACAAGGCTCTGCATGATATCAAAAACAATCGTAGTGTTGTTATCAAGGAGGCTGATAAAGGTTCTGCAGTTGTCATTCAAGACAGGGAAAGTTATGTTCACGAGTGTTTAAGACAACTCAACAACTCTGATCACTACCAACAACTTGACCATGATCCTACCCCTGAATTTGAAAAGCGTGTGTGTAAAGGTCTCAACAAAGCCTTGGAGGTGGACCTTATAGATCATGATCACAAGGTTGCACTCACACCCAAACGTCCCAAACCAGGTAGATTTTATACTCTACCTAAGATCCACAAACATTTTGACACTATACCAGTTGGTCGTCCAATAGTTAGTGCCAATGGCAGCGTCACAGAGAAGGTTTCTCTTTTCATTGACCACCATCTCAAACCACATGTCTCTACTTTGCCATCGTATGTTCAGGATGACATGGATTTCCTTCGCAAGCTAAAGGCTGTTAACGCACATGGGTCCCTTGCGCCTAACACCATACTTTGCACTATGGATGTTTCAGCCCTATACACTAATATCCCGGCAAACGAGGGTATAGATGCATGTCGTTCTTTTCTTGAACCCACTTACTCTCCTGACCAACTTGATGCTTTCTGTGACCTCATGGAAATTGTTCTTACTTGCAATAATTTCACATTTGACAGCACAAACTACAAGCAAATATTTGGGACCAGTATGGGAACGAAAATGGCGCCCTCTATGGCCTGCCTTTTCATGGGCTGTCTTGAAGAACGTCTGCTCTCTTCAATCTCCAAGAAACCCCTCATGTGGATGAGATATATCGATGATATTTTCCTTCTGTGGACACATGGACCTGATGAACTTCAGCACTTTGTCAACTTCTGCAATTCATTCCATCCAACTATCAAGTTTACCTCTGAATCCTCAACCAAGGAAATACCCTTCCTAGATGTACTGGTATCCATCAGAGATGATACTCTCCACACGGACCTGTACTCTAAACCCACTGATTCACATCAGTTTCTTCACTGGACTTCCTGTCATCCCAAGCATACCAAGTCAAGTCTCCCGTACAGTTTGGCTTTCCGGTTGAACCGCATCTGCTCCTCCCCTGAGACACTTCAGAAGAGAAAAGTTGAACTTGAATGCTTTCTAAAGGCCAGAGGCTATCCTGGTTCTGTTATCAACAGACAAATCAACAAAGCTCTAGAGATTCCTAGATCTGATGCTCTCGAGCCTAAGACGCCAGACTCTGATAATCCAGAACGCATTCCACTGGTCATCACTTACCATCCTTCGCTTCCCAAACTTTCTCAGatacttcacaaacacttgcgtaTCTTGCATTCTTCAGATAGATGTAAGAAGGCTATTCCCAACCTACCCATGGTAGCTTATCGGAGAAGTGCTAACATCAAGGACATGATTGTACGTTCATCCCTACCTCCAGCCCAACCTCCTCCCAGAGGCTCGATTGCATGTGGCTCATGTACTTTATGTAATCATGAGATCCACTCTAAACCTAAATGGGGTGGTGGCTCACCAGTCGCACACACCAAGAAAGGGTCGTCTTTCACTAGTTCTTCCACAGGTGAAAGTCATGTCATCCACAAACACCTCAGTTGTCAGAGTGAGAATGTGGTCTACCTTATCACATGTGCTAATTGTCAAGTGCAGTATGTGGGAGAGACTGGTCGTAGCCTGAAACCAGACTGA